One Triticum dicoccoides isolate Atlit2015 ecotype Zavitan chromosome 3B, WEW_v2.0, whole genome shotgun sequence genomic window, TGCCCCAACAATCTGTAAGTTTCAGCAAACTACACCAACATTGATCAGGCATCTTATATATTAAGAAAGTTTGGGCATCTTAAAGATTTTAATCCTCTTATACATGATGTTCATACTTTTGTAGGTCCAATTGGCAATTTTGCAGTTCGAGAAAATTGTGATGGAAATATACAAAACAATAATAGATGTCCATAAGAgatacatgcagaaaacaacaaacaAAGACACTTGTCAAACACCGCTACGAAATTGTTATCATGAGTATAACGGGAAGACACAGTTCAGGGAGCACCATGTGTGGTGCCAAACACAAGGCTAAACAAAAAGCAAGTATTCCATGAAGTGGTCTATTGTAGTCTGATACTTTAGCATATGTCTTGCAAATAGCGACCGCTATCGACGCTATTCAATGAAAATTGAACTAAACAAACTCCTTTCATAAAAGAAATCTGAGCAACTCAATGAACGCCCTAGTACTAGTAGATCAGACAGCTCTAAAGTTTCGGCAACTCATCCAGCCTCAATCAAGCAACCCATGCACAATGTTGAAGCAACTCGGTTAACAGCCCCAGTACAGGTAGTTCAGACAGCTCTAAAAAAGTTTCGGCAACTCAATCAACGTTGAACAGGCAACTTGTATACAATGTCAAATCAACTCGGTGAACGCCCCCACGACTAGTAGTTCAAACAGCTCTAATTTCGCCAACTCATATAGCCTCAATTAGGCAACTCCTACACAAAATCGAAGCAACTCCTCAACATCTGCCAAAGCAAATGCCCATCTCAGACCAAACAGATCTAGGACGAGATCTGACAGCACACCCCCAAATGACCTCGTGACTCACCACCACGAGGCTCCCACGATTCGCCCCTGCCATGAAACGTGAAGCAAAACCACTACGATCTATGGGAGCGTGATTACATCCACCTCCCTGCTCGCATTTATATGACAAATTCCTCTGTGCAAAACCACTATGATCTATGGGAGCGTGATTACATTGAGGACACGCAGAAAAGCAGAGAAAACGGTGGCGATGGGTGCATACCTCAGGATTCCAGAATACTAGGCCACCGGACACGCAGCGCCGACGGCGACCTTCACCGCACACCCCTTTTCCCTGGGCGCGGCGAGATTGAAACCGTTCCGCCTTATTCTGCGGGGGCCGCGCGCACCTATGAACACTCGCGCAGATCTGCCGCTCAAACACCACCTCGCGCACGCCCTCCGCTCTCCGACAGCCGTCGGGGGCTTGGGGGCCGCGGTTGAACTCGCGAAGAATAGGGGGAGAGAAATGGCGACGAGGAGGGAGAGGATTCGGGGGATTCGGGGGATTGGGGTGGTGGGGTGAGCGGTGGCTCTGAGCAGTTTCGAATACAACGCCAACGGACAAGACGTGTGGGTAGTAGTGGGCCCTCCCAGATGAATAGTTGTCGCGGGAGGCCGAACCGTCCGTCCTGACCAGGGAAAACCTGGGCTCGATCGCGCGCGGTCCGACAAGATCGGTCGGTGATAAAAGGTGTGTGCTCGAACGTGACAACCAGCATCCAATTGCTTTTTAGCATTTAGGTTTTTTTAGAGTTGTAATTCGTCTACCATAACCACGGCAAAAAAATTGCTACAAGTAATTTTTTAGAGTTGTAATTCGTCTACCATAACCATGGCAAAAAAAATTGTCTACCATAATGGGTTTGTAGCTGCCCACttgcaaaagaaaaaaactatGCTTTTCCTTTTTCTTGGGAGCTCCTATTTGGCGTGTTCAACATGAGGAAAGCTTCCTGGCGCCATccctcatgggccggcccatgtacatGGCTCAATTGTTGACTTtagagagaaaaaacaaaaaaaagcaaaatacaaaaaagaccgtgaattcaaaaatgttcatagatttttttaaaaaatcacggatttgtaaaaaagttcatcaaattttaaaaaattatCTCCTCTCGAAAATTCTCATTTTTTTTCTCCtctcgggaattctctgtgctttcCCAAGGAAGGAAGCTGGAGCCCATTCGGCCCCATTCATCCATCGTCAGCCAGGCTTGGCCTAGGAGGCTGTTTCTGTCCATTTCTAGCGCTCCTCACTGTCCGTCCACTCCCCATCTCTCCCCTCAGTCGCCGGCGGCGCTGCGTGCGTGGTCCCCCAAATCCCACTCAAACCCCCTTCCCGCCGGCGGTCCGATTCCGTACCGGCACAGAAAAGCCGCAAACTTGTCAGTCCCTATCCGAGCAGGCCTCGATGTCGATGCCCAAGGCTCTTTTTAAGCGCGACCCGGCCACTGCTCGCTACTCGATTCGTCGCGCAGCTGGAGGCAGCTCTCTCATGGCCAGGGCCACGGCCAGGACCAGCCGCGCGAGCGGGGCGGCTCGATTCCTGCGCCGGCAACGTGCCGACCGGATGAGCGACCTCTCCGACGACCTGCTCCTCCTGGTCCTCCGCCGCCTCGACACCCGCACGGCGCTCGGCGCCGGGTCGATCTCCAGGCGCTGGGCGCACCTCCCCCGCCAGCTGTCCGCCTTGGACTTGAAGGTAAGCGACATACTCCCGCCGCGCTACCACCGATGGGTCCTCCTACACCGGGACATCTACAGCAAAGTAGCAGCGCATCTGCAGTACAGACGCCACGCCGTCAGACTGGAGCTCCTGCCTAACATCAAGAGGTACGAGCGCCGCGCCATGCGCGCCTTGAACAGATCCGTCGAGAGCCTCTTGCAGCAAGGACCTCGCTCTCGCCGGGGGGTCCTCAAGAGGCTGAGTCTTGAGTTCTACACCACCGGCAACGGCTCCTGCATGAACCGGCTCATCGCGGAGGCCATTGATGCTTGGGGCGTCGAGGACATCGACGTCATCGCCAAGCCACTCTACTATGAAGCAGACGTCGTCCACGCCTTTCCCAGCCATGGCATGTGCAGGGAGCCCGGCGCCGCATTCCTGCGAAGCCTCAAGCTTGGGGGCTGCCTACTCCCGCCGCTGCACGAGTACAGCGCACTTACCATGCTCGTCCTGCGAGACATTCCGGAATCGACGCCCCCGGCCGCCAACGAGGCTGTCTTCACCTCATGCCCAAAGCTGCAGACCCTGCACCTCATCTCCTGCAGCTGCAGCAGCACCGACTCGGGCACAACCTTGCCGGTGGTGGTGGACGCCCCCAGTTCAGAGATCAGAGAGCTTGTTGTCGACAAGTGCGCATTTCAATGGATACGGCTGAGGACTCTCCCCTGTCTCGAGAGCCTAGCCTCCCTGGGAACCAGAGTGTTCTTCGAGTATAACTTGATTCCCTCCCTGAGGCAATGCAACTTCGCCCTGCGCCTCGGTGTCATGCTAGAAGGCGCGCGCCAATACTTTGCAGAGCGGCTGAAGCTAGAGCTTGACATGTTTCTTCGGTGCACCCCCAACATAACCAGCCTCATTGTCAGGTTCACTGGTCCTGACAGATGGATCGTGCCGTCTAGCTCTCCATTGTCGTATTTGCCTAGCCTGAGGCGGCTGCTGGTCACGGATGTGCCGTCTTCCTGGGATGCTTCGTGGCCTCGTCTCTTTCTTGAGATGACGCCTTCTCTCGAGATCCTACACATCAACATTGCCTCCTGCAAGGACAAGCCTGGTAAAGAAATTTCATGGCAGCCCAGCGAGCTTCGGCAGCATCACTTGAAGGAGTTTGTGGTTACTGGTTTCGAGGGAACCAAAAGGCAGATTTACCTTGTCAATTTCGTCGTCGGAGCATGCACGGCGTTGCGCCGTGTCGCCTTGTTCAGGAACGGGCATGCACAGGGAAAGGGGCTCTGGGACTGGGAGATGGTCACGCAGCCACACTTGTGGACGGACGAGCAGAAGGACTACACGCTGAAGCACATCATGGATGGGGTTTCTTCCTCACCTGTTCAACTTGTTTTTGGCTGAATTTTGTGCGTCTTACAGGCTTCTGGTGTTCCTTACCATATATGATCTCTCGGGGACTTGATGCGTTGTGTGGGTATTCTTCAATAAACTCGAATAATTCGATTCACTTAAGTTCTCCATGTCCACCGCCTATGGTTTTCATGTCCACCGCTCGGCTCTAGTAACAAATAAGATGTGGCTAGCTAGGTCTCATCTAAATGAGAATTAACTAAGTCTCATCTAACTCTTAGACCATTTTACCTAATAGAAGGTACAAAAAATATTagggctcctcctccacctcctcctcctcctccaagaaagaaagttagggtttgtgcctctcgccggcgccggcgcaggtccgcctcgtctccggtggccctaggaccATGGAGGccggtggatcctggcaagggccggcgggagggtttcgtttttagtcgtttttttcaatcttgttagggtttgtgtcctactcaggaagacgagacggcggcggctccctgaagatggaataaaggtctccccgcctagccctcgttccggcggtgcgtctagcatcgttggtgggcgtgtggaggtgtgtctccggcagatctatctttggtggatttgctcggatctcgtcgttgttcgtctacgttcgtgtgtcttcggtttggatcctcccgatctacgttatttttcatcggcggcggttgctgttctggggtgttggtcctatggggccttagcacgacgacttcccgactgtctactacaacaagttgtgccccccTCCGGCGATGGAAGGGCGATGACGCcgacgcgccttcggctcgcttcggtgcttgcagtcgtcgctaggtggtctacagatctggatgtagtttttatttctggtattcgttgtactgccatgattgaagatgaatagattgaaagtttttccaaaaaaaaaagaacTCTTAGACCATTTTATTTTAAGCGGAGATCCGTgaagatttttttttcctttttcttgtttgaTTAATTAAAGGATGTAAGTGTTAGATGAGACCTTGTTCTCATCTACACTGTTccgaaatataagatgttttgacaATTCAAATTTAGGAACATTTGAATTGTCCAAACATCTTATATTTGAGACTTTAGCTATATGTAAGCTGCCTGGAAATTAATTTTAGGTCAGACAACTTTTTAGTCCGTTGATTTCTACTATAGGATTTATGCTCTGTTTTTTCTCTGGCCTATTTGGTTGTTTGTTTTTGGACTGGCCACATATTTTTGTCAGTCAAGATGCTAGTGGGCTAGAGCCCATTACATGTGCCACCCAACCCCACTCTCTCcctttgttttttctgttttgatGCGTTTCTGCTTTTGGTTTCTTATTAATTAgttgatttttattttattttccttttgtaGGTATATTTGATATGTTAGTTGAGTGTAAATGTATACACGCAAATACTATGAAATACGTGTGAAAATTACACTATAATATGATTGTTGTTTAGATATTATACAAAGTGTAATTTTAGTGCAAAGTTGTGTGCAATTTTTTTTACCttttccatatctttcttcttaaaGAGTAATACCAATGCTACTAGCTCATTGTTTCATATAAATTTTCATATTTTTGATTTTGATTTAATTATTATTTTACTATAAACATATTCTTGCGTATTATAAAAATAGTTATTTTGTGTAAAATGTGCACAAATTTTATCATTGTTTCTTTCCATTTTTCCTTCATTTTCTTCCTTCTTAAAGGGCAATATCAATATCACAAATTCATTCTTATTTAGAGATctcattattttgatttttttaatttttgtttcaTTTTCTATTTTCTTAAAGGATAATACCaaagccactaattcattctttctttgaaaactacattattttgatatttttgaagttttttactttattttatttcttgTATAACGTTAATACTAATACCACTCATTCACTACAtctgaggaaactttaattcttttGTTAAAGTGTTCactattatatgtttattcttTCATATTATAAAAAGGTTTAATTGTTTTGTAATTTGTGTGCAAATTTGTCATTATTTGTTtcatttttgtttctttcttcttaGAGGGTAATacctttttttgcgggaaactgtcgatttattcatcttcaatcatgtcagtacaatgaacaccagaaataataaaaattacatccagattcataaaccatctagcaacgactacaagcactggagcgagccgaaggcgcgccgccgtcatcgcccctccctcgccggagccgggcacaactagttgtagtagacagtcgggaagtcgtcgtgctaaggtcccataggaccaacgccccagaacagcaaccgtcaTCGATGAAGAGAATTTTAGATCgggaggatccaacctgaagacacatgaacaaagataaacaaagaccggatccgagtggatccaccaaagacaaccacCGACCAAATCTCGcgagatctgccggagacacacctccacacgccctccgatgATGCTAGACACACCATTGGGATAGGGGCTAggtggggagaaccttattccatcttcaagaagccgTCGTCGTCTCGTCTTCTTGAATAGGACACAACCCCTAACAAAACTTGAAGAAGCACCTGAAAacagagccctcccgccggcaagtGCCGGGATCCACCGCGCACCCATGAACATAAGGCCATAGGGGACGTGGGAGATCGGCGGCGCCGCCGACAGGAGGCAGAAACCCCAGCCGTCTTTTCTTGATGAAGGAGGAACAAAGGGAAGAGGAAAACATCTAATTGTCTAATCTAGCCCTCTTTCTGagagggtaataccaatgccatcaattcattattttttttaaaacttcattattttgattttttctTAGTTTtaaattctttttctttttttatacttGAATTTGGAGCATAACAACCATATCGTTAACAACATTCTAAAGCTGCAATAACAAAATAGAATCATCAGTAGTACAGGGAAGCCCACTAGTATCATCCAGAAAATCGACATTAATGACGTGTACCTAGCACGTCACTAGTATCACGTCACTGGTAATGTTTATCAGTGGCATGCACTTCTCATGCCAACAATAACAAATATATAAGTAGCGTTCACCGCAAAGCATACACCACTAATACATCTAATATGCCATTTTTCTGAAGCATCGGTTGACTTGCAAGTCCCTAGTGGCAGTTAACCTTTTGTTGCAATGTGCTAGCTTAAAACTAGTTGATGGAGCAAGATGACATGGGTGACGGCGAAGGAGAAGATCGGCAGCACACGGATGATGGCATTCAGGAATTCGGAGGGCACCGACAGTAGTGGGAGACGCAATGATAGATGAAGCGAGGGAAACTCTAGTCCCTTCCGGCAGCCGGATCCGTTGCCGTCCTCCTGTACGCCATCGCCGTCAGGCCCTATGTGCACGGAAACGTTAGTGTCTTTGTCTTCATCAGCTATGGATTGGTCTGCCTCTTGTTCTCATCGCGGCTAGTTGTCCAACGCCCGAAAGAAGGGATTGTCGAGGAAGGAAAGGACGGAAGAGGTGAAAAAAGGGAGAGACCACGCGCAGAGGATGTTGGTGGTGAGGTCTGCCTCTAGATATTTCTATGGTGGTAGGCTTGCACTGGATACTTTCCgaacattttttttggaattttggaaCAAATTTGAATCCTGAACTTTTTGAAATTGAATATaatctttttaatattttttaaatcagATTTTTTTTAATAAGTGAACCAAATTTTGAAATCCTAAACTTTTAAAAATTGTGatcaaaattttgaatttttttgaacaaaTTTTAAAGATTTGAATAGTTTTGGAACAAAGTCAACTACTTTCGGAATTCTAAACATTTCTAAAAGCGCTGACAAAAATCGAAATTCCCAAACATTTTTCGAAAAGAAGGGAAGAAATTTTTAAATtgtaaatattttttatatataaaaataaaaagtaaacaaaaattaataggaaaataaaaagttaaaaattgAAGAAAACCTTAAAAGAAACAGCAGAAAAAAGAAAAACGAGAAAACCAGATCTGAACCGACCGGGAACGTGGTAGAAGGTTTTCCATGTTGTCTCAAAAAAAGAGTAGGGTTTTCCATGTGGGACTCCGTTTTCCCGTAGATCACTTCTCGCCGGCGGTTTCCGATCACAATTCATACTCCGATCCTCCGTCGTTAATCACTTCTCCGAGCAGGTTTCGACGTCGATGCCGAAGGCTCTGGTTAAGCCCAACGGCGGTCGCGACCCAAGCACATCTGCTCGCTTGTCGCTACTCGATTGGTCGCGCAGGTGGAGACAGATCTCTCTCATGGGCAGGGCCAAGAGGACTAGGGCaagtagcagtagcaggagccggGCGGATCAATTCCTGCGCCGGCGACGTGACGACCTGATCAGCGACCTCTCCGACGATCTGCTCCTGCTCATCCTCCGCCGCGTCGACACCCGCACGGCGCTCGGTGCCGGGTCGATCTCCAGGCGGTGGGCGCGCCTCCCCCGCGAGCTGCCCGCCTTGGACTTCAGGGTCAGCGACCTACTCCCGCCGCGCCACCTCAAATGGCTCCTCCTCCACCTCGACATATCCAGCAAACCAGCTCATGTGCGCCTACAGTACAGAAGCGACACCATCAACCTGGATATCATGCCTAACATCGAGAGGTGCAAGCGCCGCGCCATGCGCACCTTCAACAGCTCCATCGAGAGATTCTTGGAAGGACCTCGCCGTCGCCCGGGGGTCGTCAAGAGGCTGAGCCTGGAGTTCTTCGTCACCGGCAACGGCTGCTCCCTGAACCGGCTCATCGCGGAGGCCATTGATGCCTGGGGCGTCGAGGAGCTCGAGGCCATCGCCAAGCCGCTGTACCACAACCACAAGCAGCAAGAAGCCGTCCACGCCTTTCCCAGCCATGGCCTGTGTAAGGAGCCCCGCTCGTCACGCCTGCGAACCCTCAAGCTCGGACGGTGCGCGCTCCCGCCACTGCTGCACGAGTACGGTGCGCTTACCATGCTCGTCCTGCGAGACATTCAATCGACGCCTCCGGCGGCCTACGAGGCCGTCTTCACCTCGTGCCCAAAGCTGCAGACCGTGCACCTCATCTTGTGCAGCTGCCGGAGCGCCGACTCGGGCACGCTCTTGCCACTGGTGGTGGACGCCCCAATTCAGACATTAGAGAGCTTGTCGTGGAGAACTGCTCATTCCGATGGATACAGCTGAGGAGCCTCCCCTGTCTCGAGAGCCTAGCCTCCCTGGGACTGGGAGCGGGAAGCAGAGTGTTCTTCGAGCATAACTCGTTTCCCTCCCTGAGGCAATCCAACTTCACCATGCGCCTCGGTGTCGAGCTCGAGCTTGAATACGTGCGCCAATACTTTGCGCTGCCGCTGAAGCTGGAGCTCGACATGTTCCTTCGATGGAGCCCCAACATAACGAGCCTCGTCGTCCGGTTCACCGGTCCTGACAGATGGATCGTGCCGTCTAGCTCCCCGTTGTCGTATTTGCCCAGCCTGAGGCGGCTGCTGGTCGCCGACGTGCCGTCTTCCTGGGATGCCTCGTGGCCGCGTCTCTTCCTTGAGATGGCGCCCTCCCTGGAGATCCTACACATCAACATTGCCTCCTGTTGGCTGAACCCCGGTGAAGAAATTCCATGGCAGCCAAGCAAGCTTCGGCAGCATCTCTTGAAGGAGCTTGTGGTTGCTGGCTTCGAGGGGGCCGGAAGGCAGATTTACCTTGTCAATTTCGTCGTGGGAGCATGCACGGCGTTGCGCCGTGTCGCCTTGTACAGGAAAGGTCATGCGCGGGGCAAGGGGCTCTGGGACTGGGAGATGGTCACGCAGCCACACTCGTGGACGGACGAGCAGAAGGACTACACGGTGCAGCAGATCATGCATGGCGTTTCTTCCTCAACTGCCCAACTAGTTTTTGGCTGAATTTTCTCACAAGTCACTCTTTTGGTGTTCCTTAT contains:
- the LOC119279987 gene encoding uncharacterized protein LOC119279987 — its product is MSMPKALFKRDPATARYSIRRAAGGSSLMARATARTSRASGAARFLRRQRADRMSDLSDDLLLLVLRRLDTRTALGAGSISRRWAHLPRQLSALDLKVSDILPPRYHRWVLLHRDIYSKVAAHLQYRRHAVRLELLPNIKRYERRAMRALNRSVESLLQQGPRSRRGVLKRLSLEFYTTGNGSCMNRLIAEAIDAWGVEDIDVIAKPLYYEADVVHAFPSHGMCREPGAAFLRSLKLGGCLLPPLHEYSALTMLVLRDIPESTPPAANEAVFTSCPKLQTLHLISCSCSSTDSGTTLPVVVDAPSSEIRELVVDKCAFQWIRLRTLPCLESLASLGTRVFFEYNLIPSLRQCNFALRLGVMLEGARQYFAERLKLELDMFLRCTPNITSLIVRFTGPDRWIVPSSSPLSYLPSLRRLLVTDVPSSWDASWPRLFLEMTPSLEILHINIASCKDKPGKEISWQPSELRQHHLKEFVVTGFEGTKRQIYLVNFVVGACTALRRVALFRNGHAQGKGLWDWEMVTQPHLWTDEQKDYTLKHIMDGVSSSPVQLVFG